TTCAGCAAGTGTGTTGCGGCGGGGTCGGGGTGTGGTGCGCAGGGTCGCTCGTGGCGCGATGCCGCGCGATACGCGGTGCTTTGTCCGTCACGCGCAAAGGTCGAGCCTGCGTCGAACACGCTCGCGTGCTCGATGCCGCCGTGTCGCCGTTGATGGTCGCAGCCTAGTCTCTTCCGCCGTCGGCGTATTTCGGCAGATCGTCGTCGATCTCGATGCCCGGGAAACGATCCCCGTACCAGACGTGCCACGCGGGACGCAGCCGCGCCGGCTCGTCGAGCGTTGCATAGTTGATTTCCACGGTCGTCGCCGCATTGGCCAGCCGGTACTCGAGCTGCGCGCCGCAGCGGCCGCAGAAGCGCCGCTCGCCCCACGTGCTCGACGCGTAGACCGTCGGCTCGCCCTGCAGATAGTCGAACGCGTCGAGCGGCACCGATGCCGACGCGACGACCGCCGCGCCCGTCGTGCGCTGGCAGAGCCGGCAATGGCAAAAACCGGCATCGGTCGGAATGCCGGTGATCCGGTAGCGGATCGCACCGCATGCGCAACCGCCTTCCATCGTTTCCGGGTGTGACATCGCGAACCTCGTCGTCGTCGGGAAGCTGGTGAACGATGATGAATGCGGTTCACCCGCGACGCAACGGGCGGCTGCGCCCCCTCCCGTTCCCGCGCCCCCGGCGACGCACCGCTTGCGGTGTGCGTCTTAGGCCGTTTGCCCGAGCCGCTGCGCGAGCGCCTTCAGCTTCGGCCCGACCTGCGTGCGGAACACCGCCTCGTCCATCGACGACGCGGGCCCGCTGCAGCTCAGGATCAGCCAGCGCCCCTCGCGCGGCTCGCGAAACGGCACGGCCGCCGCGTTCACGTCCATGTGCCACGCGCGGAACGAATAGCAGCATCCGCCCGCGGAGAATTCGGCCACCGCTTGCTGCGCGGCAGCCACGAGCGCATCCGCGTCGGCCGCGCCGCCCGCCGCGCGGTGCAGATCCGCATAGAGCGCACGGCGCACGTCCTCCGGCTGCACGGCCAGGTACGCGCGACCCATCGAGCTCGTCAGCATCGACAGCCGCGACCCGGGTGCGAGCCCGAGCGTCAGCGCGGTTTCGCTGCGGATCGTTTCCAGATAGATCATGTCGAGCCCGTCGCGGCAGCCGAGCGACACGGCCGCGCCGATCTCTCGTGCGAGCGCCTGCATGTGCGGCCGCGCGAGATCGATGGTGCCCGAGCCGGACAGCAACGCGTAGCCGAGCGACAGCACGCCGGCGTCGAGCGCATACTTTCCGAGCGTCTCGTCGTAGCGCAGGTAGCCGAGCACGGTCAGCGTATAGGCGAGCCGGTTCACGGTCGCCTTCGGCAGCCCGGTGCGCTCCGCGAAGTCGCGATTGCCCAGCATCGTCTCGCCGGGCCGGAATGCGCGCAGCAGGTCGAGCCCGCGCGCGAGCGCAACGACGAACTTGCGTTCGTCGATCGTGGTTTCGTCGATGGTTGAAAGCGGCATCTGATGCTACACTGGGTTCAATTTGCAAAACATTGTTCCGCAGAGCGGAACTCCAGTCAAGCGAGGAGATGAAACGATGAGCGCTGCAACTTTTCATTGGGACGATCCGCTGCTGCTCAACCAGCAACTGACCGAAGAAGAGCGGATGGTGCGCGATGCCGCGCACGCCTATGCGCAGGACAAGCTCGCGCCGCGCGTCACCGAGGCGTTCCGCCATGAACGCACCGACGCCGAGATCTTCCGCGAGATGGGTGAAGTCGGGCTGCTCGGCCCGACGATTCCGGAGGAATACGGCGGCCCCGGCCTCAATTACGTGAGCTACGGCCTGATCGCGCGCGAGGTCGAGCGCGTCGATTCCGGTTACCGCTCGATGATGTCCGTGCAATCGTCGCTCGTGATGGTGCCGATCTACGAATTCGGCTCGGACGCGCAAAAGCAGAAATACCTGCCGAAGCTCGCGAGTGGCGAATGGATCGGCTGCTTCGGGCTGACCGAGCCGAACCACGGCTCCGACCCGGGCAGCATGGTCACGCGCGCGAAGAAGGTGCCCGGCGGCTATTCGCTGTCCGGCGCGAAGATGTGGATCACCAACTCGCCGATCGCCGACGTGTTCGTCGTGTGGGCAAAGCTGGAAGAAAACGGCAAGGATGCGATCCGCGGCTTCATCCTCGAGAAGGGCTGGAAGGGCCTGTCGGCGCCCACGATCCACGGCAAGGTCGGACTGCGCGCGTCGATCACCGGCGAGATCGTCCTCGACGACGTGTTCGTCCCCGAAGAGAACCTGATGCCGAACGTGAGCGGCCTGCGCGGCCCGTTCACGTGCCTGAACTCGGCACGCTACGGGATCGCCTGGGGCGCGCTCGGCGCGGCCGAATCGTGCTGGCACACCGCGCGCCAGTACGTGCTCGACCGCCAGCAGTTCGGCCGGCCGCTCGCCGCGAACCAGCTGATCCAGAAGAAGCTCGCCGACATGCAGACCGAAATCACGCTCGGCCTGCAGGGCGTGCTGCGTCTCGGCCGGATGAAGGACGAAGGCACGGCGGCCGTCGAGATCACGTCGATCATGAAGCGCAACTCGTGCGGCAAGTCGCTCGACATCGCGCGGCTCGCACGCGACATGCTCGGCGGCAACGGCATCTCGGACGAATTCGGCGTCGCGCGCCACCTCGTGAACCTCGAAGTGGTCAACACGTACGAAGGCACGCACGACATCCATGCGCTGATCCTCGGCCGCGCGCAGACGGGCATCCAGGCATTCTTCTGAGCATTCGCGCGCAGTACGCGGAGCGCCCGCCGCACCGTTCGCGCTGAAACGACACGGCCCGCCCGGCATCGCTGCCGGGCGGGCCGTTTTCATCGGCGCCCGCGTTCGTCACGCGCCGCCGATGCGGCAGCCGCTGCTTACTTGTTCGGCTGCGGCGTGAGGCGCAGGTACGGACGCACCGCGTTGAAGCCCTTCGGGAAGCGCTGCTTCAGCTCGTCCGGATCCTGCAGCGACGGCACGATCACGACGTCGTCGCCGTCCTTCCAGTTGCCGGGCGTCGCGACCTTGTAGTTGTCGGTCAGCTGCAGCGAGTCGATCACGCGCAGCACTTCGTCGAAGTTGCGGCCCGTGCTGGCCGGATAGGTGATGATGAGCCGCACCTTCTTGTTCGGGTCGATCACGAACAGCGAGCGCACCGTCAGCGTTTCGTTCGCGTTCGGGTGGATCATGTCGTACAGTTCCGAAACCTTGCGGTCCGCGTCGGCGATGATCGGGAAACCGACGACCGTCGACTGCGTTTCGTTGATGTCGTTGATCCAGCCCTTGTGCGATTCGACGCCGTCGACCGACAGCGCGATCACCTTGACGTTGCGTTTCTCGAATTCGCCCTTCAGCTTCGCGGTCAGCCCGAGCTCCGTCGTGCACACCGGCGTGTAGTCGGCCGGGTGGGAGAACAAAACGCCCCAGCCGTCGCCGAGCCATTCGTGAAACTTGATACTGCCCAGGCTCGATTCCTGCTCGAAATCCGGTGCGATGTCACCAAGACGCAGACCCATGATGTTCCCTCCTGGAACGATGCTGGTTGAAACCGCGCGCTGTCGGCGCGGGCAGTCCATCAGCTTACGGGAAGCAATGGGACATGCGAACGATTATTACGTTCGATATTCATACTTTTTTGTCATTTTTACCCGTTGGCCGAACGGGGCGGACGGCAGCAAAGGAAACTTTTCTTCCCGTTGGCGGCTCTGTTGACGATTACGAGTCGTTTACCATGCAGTCTTGCGCTGCCGCAGTGTGTCGTCCCCGCTCGCCAGCGGGCAGGCGTTTCGCTACGATGTGAACCTGCAGCATGACAGCACGAAGGGAGTTGCAATGTCGGAAATCAACAAGGAGAAACTGATGTCGGATATCAAAACCGTTCTCGCGGACGCCGAGGATCTGCTCAAGCAAGCGGCGAGCAGCACGGGCGACCGTGCGGCCGAGCTGCGCGAAAAAGCCATGTCGCGCCTGAAGCAGGCCAAGGAAAAGGCAACCGACGTCCAGGTCGTGGTGGTCGAGAAAGGCAAGAAGGCCGCGCGCGCGACCGACGATTACGTGCACGAGCATCCGTGGACGTCGATCGGCGTCGCAGCCGGCGTCGGCGTGCTGATCGGTCTGCTGATCAACCGCAAGTAACGCGCTCTGCGCCGTTTAGCCCCATGTGCCGCCCATGCGGCCCATGGGTGCCGAAGCCAGCCGGCGGTTTGCCACCGGCTGGCTTTGACCTAGCCGCTCACTGCGCGCGCAAGCGCCTTATCCATGACGACAGACACCCACCCGCAGCCGTCCGGCCAGGGACCGCTGCGCCGCCTCGTCGGCTCCGCAATCGGCCTCCTGCAAACGCGCCTCGAACTGGTCGGCATCGAACTCGCCGAGGAGAAGGAACGCCTGATGGGCGTGCTGTTCCTCGGGCTCGCGGCGATGATGCTCGCGACGATGGCGCTCATCAGCCTGACCGTGCTCATTACGATCGCGTTCTGGGACACCTATCGCTGGCAGTCGCTCGCGGCGATCACCGTGCTGTACGCCGTCAGCGGCATCGGGTGTGCACTGAAGGCACGCGCGGGGCTGCGCGATGCGCCGACGGTGTTCGAAGCCACGCTCCACGAACTCGAGAAAGACCGCGAAATGTTCCGCGGCAAGCCGTGAACGCAGTCGCGTTCGCCCCTCTCACCTACTTCGCCGACGCGCCATGAGCCAGAACGTCACGGGCAATTCACCCCGCCCCCATTCGTCGCGATCGAACTGGACCGCGTCGCAGCATCGCGCGCTCCGCAAGGAGCTGCTGATCCTGCGATCCGAGGTCGAGCGGCTGGAGCTTGCAGAAGCCTCCGCCGAAATGCGCCAGGCCGTCACGCGCTTCAGCTGGCTCAAGGTGTTGATCCCCGGCCTCTCCAGCAACAAGTTCAGCCAGTCCGCGAGGAACCTGAACGCGAGCCTCGGCCAGCTCGTCAACCAGTATCCGATGCTGAGTTCGCTCGCATCGCTCGTGCTGGCGAAACCCGTTCGCTCGCTGCTGCGCGCGAGCGCGGGCCCCGCGCTGAAGTGGGGCAGCGTCGGGTTCGCCGCGTGGGAGATCTACCGGATCTGGAAGCAGTCGCGCAACGAGCGCGGCAGCGCTGCGAACGACGACTGACACGCCACGACACATGCGCACGGCCATGTGCCGTCGCGCGTGTTCCGCGCGTTTCCCGCGCGTCATCAACGCACGCCCCAGCATGCCGGATCCGGTGCGTTCGCATCGCCGTCGCTCGATCCCGCATTGCCTTTCGTTCCGTCCGAACGCAGCGTGAATGCCCCGCATGCGTCGTCGCGCATCGGGCCTGTGTCGAGCGGGCTCGCGACGAGCTCGTAGACCACCGGCACATCGTCGCCGACCGGGCGCCGCAGCACCACGCGATAGACCGGCTGCCCGTCCGGCGGCGCCTGGCGGAATGCTTCCGGCAACGTCTGCGGCGGCGCGCCGTCGAGCGTTTCGAGATACTGAGCCGCCCGATACAGCGCGGCAACCGCGGACGCGCGATGCGTGCGCGCGACATGCTCGCGATACGACGGGATGCCCCATCCGGCCAGCACGGCGACGATCGCGAGCACGATCATCAGCTCGAGCAACGTGAATGCCGCCGATCGGCGCAGCAGCGTTCGTCCGGTCATGGATGCACCGCCGCGACACGACGCCAGCGCTGCGCAACGATGCTGCCGTCGCGCAGCGCGACCTGACGCTGCAGCCAGACGACGCTGGACGCGTGGCCGCCGACACCACGCGCGGTGACGAGGTAAGCGCGGCTGCCTGCCGGACCGACGCCTCGCCATGCTTCGATGAGGCAACGCGGCGGCTGGACCGCCATCGGCCAGGACGCGAACGGCGGGAATGCCTCGGCGACGCCCAGCGCCGGCGTGCGCCGCCACGCGTCCGGCTCGGCATTCGGCTTCGCGTCCGAGGCGGATTCCTCGATGTACGGCGCCATGCCGCGCAGCAATTGCACGGTACAGGCGGCCAGCGCAGCATCGGCCGCGTGGAACGCGATCAACCGATCCGACAACGCACGCGTGCGACGCGATTCCGTCAGCGCGGATTCGAACCATGTGCCGGTCAGCACCGCGACGGCCGCACCGATCGCGATCACCGCAGGCAACGCAAGGCCCGCGTCGCGACGCCAGCCGTGGTTGGCGGACAGCACGCGTGTGCTCCGTTCTCGCCGGTTCAGCACGATGCCCCCGACGCGTGCTGCGTGCCGCAGGACGCCACGATGCTCTTGCTCGCATGGTCCATCTCGATTCGCATCGCGATCTCGCCGGCATGCCTGTTTGCGCGGATCATCGGAACGTCTCGTATGCATGCGCTACTTCACCTCCGGAATCGGCGAACGCGGAATTCCGCAATGCGACGATTCGATGTAGCACCAGTTGCGCACGGCCATCATGCGAAACCACCGTGCGGCCATCGCAATCGACATGGCCCGTCGCCGCGCCGGTCGGTTCGCCGCGCGCGCGCACGCATACATGCACGGCGACGACATCGCGCCAGTCGCCGGCGCGCATCGCCTCGGCGTCGACGAACTGCCCGTCTGCGCGACGCAGGTAGCGCACACGCAGCTGGTCGATCCCGGACACGACGGGTTGCGGCGTGCCTGGGCGCCCGCTGCCTTCGCAGTACAGCTCCGGCTCGCCCGTCGACGGACTGACGTGCGCGTCGAAACGGTTTTCCACGAGCGGCCGCCCGCCGGGCGCGCCGACACCCTGCCCGAGACAATCCGATGCCTGAGCGCTGAGCGTCGGCCAGGTCGACACGGCATCACCGACATAGCGGATCAGCACCGCGTCCGACGCTGCGCGCACGGCTTCGCACCGCACCTGCGCGCCGTGGCCTCGTACGCGCCCCGCGGAACAGCCGAACACCGGCGGCAACGACGGCGACGCTTCGACGTCGAGCGGCCGGAACCCTGCCATGCGGAGCTGCTGGCCGATCAGCGTCAGTGCGGTCGCGGCCGCATCGCGCATCCGGAACCCGTCTTCCGCCCGCCGCTGCGCGACCTGCTGCGCGTGGTACAGCGCGCCGGCAGCAGCCAGCACGAGCAGACCGACAGTCATCGCGATCAGCACTTCGAGCAGCGTAT
This window of the Burkholderia cepacia GG4 genome carries:
- a CDS encoding type IV pilin protein, producing the protein MTGRTLLRRSAAFTLLELMIVLAIVAVLAGWGIPSYREHVARTHRASAVAALYRAAQYLETLDGAPPQTLPEAFRQAPPDGQPVYRVVLRRPVGDDVPVVYELVASPLDTGPMRDDACGAFTLRSDGTKGNAGSSDGDANAPDPACWGVR
- a CDS encoding phage holin family protein, producing the protein MTTDTHPQPSGQGPLRRLVGSAIGLLQTRLELVGIELAEEKERLMGVLFLGLAAMMLATMALISLTVLITIAFWDTYRWQSLAAITVLYAVSGIGCALKARAGLRDAPTVFEATLHELEKDREMFRGKP
- a CDS encoding acyl-CoA dehydrogenase; the encoded protein is MSAATFHWDDPLLLNQQLTEEERMVRDAAHAYAQDKLAPRVTEAFRHERTDAEIFREMGEVGLLGPTIPEEYGGPGLNYVSYGLIAREVERVDSGYRSMMSVQSSLVMVPIYEFGSDAQKQKYLPKLASGEWIGCFGLTEPNHGSDPGSMVTRAKKVPGGYSLSGAKMWITNSPIADVFVVWAKLEENGKDAIRGFILEKGWKGLSAPTIHGKVGLRASITGEIVLDDVFVPEENLMPNVSGLRGPFTCLNSARYGIAWGALGAAESCWHTARQYVLDRQQFGRPLAANQLIQKKLADMQTEITLGLQGVLRLGRMKDEGTAAVEITSIMKRNSCGKSLDIARLARDMLGGNGISDEFGVARHLVNLEVVNTYEGTHDIHALILGRAQTGIQAFF
- a CDS encoding DUF883 family protein translates to MSEINKEKLMSDIKTVLADAEDLLKQAASSTGDRAAELREKAMSRLKQAKEKATDVQVVVVEKGKKAARATDDYVHEHPWTSIGVAAGVGVLIGLLINRK
- a CDS encoding GFA family protein — protein: MSHPETMEGGCACGAIRYRITGIPTDAGFCHCRLCQRTTGAAVVASASVPLDAFDYLQGEPTVYASSTWGERRFCGRCGAQLEYRLANAATTVEINYATLDEPARLRPAWHVWYGDRFPGIEIDDDLPKYADGGRD
- a CDS encoding DUF3318 domain-containing protein; this encodes MSQNVTGNSPRPHSSRSNWTASQHRALRKELLILRSEVERLELAEASAEMRQAVTRFSWLKVLIPGLSSNKFSQSARNLNASLGQLVNQYPMLSSLASLVLAKPVRSLLRASAGPALKWGSVGFAAWEIYRIWKQSRNERGSAANDD
- a CDS encoding type IV pillus assembly protein, which translates into the protein MPMSVDRRIRAHTLLEVLIAMTVGLLVLAAAGALYHAQQVAQRRAEDGFRMRDAAATALTLIGQQLRMAGFRPLDVEASPSLPPVFGCSAGRVRGHGAQVRCEAVRAASDAVLIRYVGDAVSTWPTLSAQASDCLGQGVGAPGGRPLVENRFDAHVSPSTGEPELYCEGSGRPGTPQPVVSGIDQLRVRYLRRADGQFVDAEAMRAGDWRDVVAVHVCVRARGEPTGAATGHVDCDGRTVVSHDGRAQLVLHRIVALRNSAFADSGGEVAHAYETFR
- a CDS encoding IclR family transcriptional regulator: MPLSTIDETTIDERKFVVALARGLDLLRAFRPGETMLGNRDFAERTGLPKATVNRLAYTLTVLGYLRYDETLGKYALDAGVLSLGYALLSGSGTIDLARPHMQALAREIGAAVSLGCRDGLDMIYLETIRSETALTLGLAPGSRLSMLTSSMGRAYLAVQPEDVRRALYADLHRAAGGAADADALVAAAQQAVAEFSAGGCCYSFRAWHMDVNAAAVPFREPREGRWLILSCSGPASSMDEAVFRTQVGPKLKALAQRLGQTA
- a CDS encoding pilus assembly protein — translated: MAIGAAVAVLTGTWFESALTESRRTRALSDRLIAFHAADAALAACTVQLLRGMAPYIEESASDAKPNAEPDAWRRTPALGVAEAFPPFASWPMAVQPPRCLIEAWRGVGPAGSRAYLVTARGVGGHASSVVWLQRQVALRDGSIVAQRWRRVAAVHP
- a CDS encoding peroxiredoxin; the encoded protein is MGLRLGDIAPDFEQESSLGSIKFHEWLGDGWGVLFSHPADYTPVCTTELGLTAKLKGEFEKRNVKVIALSVDGVESHKGWINDINETQSTVVGFPIIADADRKVSELYDMIHPNANETLTVRSLFVIDPNKKVRLIITYPASTGRNFDEVLRVIDSLQLTDNYKVATPGNWKDGDDVVIVPSLQDPDELKQRFPKGFNAVRPYLRLTPQPNK